The Hyalangium gracile genomic sequence AGGGCCTCGGGTGAGGCGAAGTAGAGCTGCAGCCGCACGCCCGCGTTGCTCAGCTTGAAGGGGTGCACGCCCTGGGCCGTGCGCATCACGTCTCCCTGGGCTCCGCGCATCGCGGCCCCGTAGAAGAAGCGCGTCTGCCGCAGTTCCCGCGCGCGAATCACTTCCCCCAGTCCGGTCTGGATGAGCCGGCGCGAGAGCCCCTGGCCGCGCTCATCGGCGGCCACCTTGAGATCGCAGAGGTAGAGCGCGCGGACCTCACGGCCGCCCACGGAGACATCCCGCATCACCCCCGCGATGGAGCCGATCACGCGCTCCCCGCGCAGTGCCAGGAGGAAGCGGGCCTCGCCCAGGCCCGAGAAGAACGGGTGGTACTCCGGGCCGTGATCGATGAAGAAGTGATCCGCGCCATCGCCAATGGGATAGAGGATCGACTGCTCCAGGCGCCGCAGCTCCGGCACATAGGGAGCAATCCCGTTCGCGTCGGTCACCACGAAGCGGACACGGCTCATCGCGGCTCTACCTTGGTGCCGACCTCGAAGCGCTCGTAGAAGAGGCTGCGATCCCGCGCGAGGAAGCTCGCGCTCAGCGCGTCGTCGAAGACGAAGCCGGGCTCGAAGAAGCGGCGCAGAGGGCGTTGATTGTTCAGCTGACGCAGGAGGATGCGTGCTCCCGGCTTCGCATCGCGCACCAACCGCTCCGCCCAGGTCGCGACGAGTGAGTCGTCCGACCAGTCGAAGATGTTCGACAGGTGGATGAGCTCGAAGCGCTCGAGGAGAGGCACGTCCAGCAGCGGGCCTTCGAGCAGGGACACCGGCAGCGCCCGCCCCGCGTGGACATAGGTGGGGGCATCCTCCGGCCGATAGCACCCGAGCAGCACGTGCTGGAGGAAGGGATTCCGGGGACCATCGGCCCGCGCCAGCCCGCGCTCGAAGGCACGCTGGAAGTAGCCGGGATAGGAACCGGGCTTTGCGTGCTGCGTGGCCGCGGGGCCGAACATCGCGTGGAGGAAGCCATCCACGAAGGTGACGGCGAACGCCGCGGGCCAGTAGGGCGAGGCCCACCAGCGCTCGAGGAGCGCGCGCCGGTCCGCGGGCGGCGTGTCCGGCGCGAAGAAGCGCTGGAGCTCCTCCTCCGTCAGCACGAACTCGAGCAGGAAGCCGCGGAGCGTGCGGAAGAGCCCCTCGAAGGCACCGCACTGGTTCAGCCCGGCGCGGGAGGCGTCCCCCACGTTCAGCCGGCTCAGCTCGCCCCGCTCCACGGCTGCCGCCTTGGCCTGCAGGTGTGCGAGCTGGTCGGGGTTGAAGTCGAAGGCCACCACATCGAGGTGGGGAAACTCATGCTTCAAGGAGAGCGCGGTGCAGCCGCCCGAGGCGACGATCAGCACGGAGCGGGCTCCGGTGGCGCGCACGAGCTGTGCTTCCAGCTCGGGATCCTCGCGGACAACCGCGAACTTGAGCCGACTCAACTTCCGTTCCTCCCCACTGCGGCGTAATCACGTCCCGCTATAGCATGGGGCACCCTCGACGAAAGAGGGAGCGCGTGCCACGCTGGCCGCGAGAACTCCACCATGCGCGCCATTTCACTGCCGGCGGAAAAGCTGAACGAGCTGCAGCGGATCGAGCATCGGCACCTGACCCGGCTGGTCGTGTTCGCGCTCCTCTATCTGGGCTCGGCCACCGCGCTGACGCTGCTGGCGCAGCAGCTGACGGGGGCGCTCGGATGGCTCGCGCGCGCCCCACTCTACCTGCTCGCGGCGGCCTCGCTGCACGGCATCAGCCTCTTCACTCACGAGGCCGTGCATGGAGCACTCTCTCGCCATCTCGGATGGAACCGGGCGCTCGGCGCGGTGTGCGCCTGGCCCGTGCTGCAGAACTTCGCCGCGTACAAGGTGCTGCACCTGCGGCACCATGCCGATCTGGGCGGCGGCTACGATCCGGATCACTACACGAACTACACGCGGCGCCCGTGGCTCGTCTTCTTGATGAACTGGGGCAGGCTCCTGCTCGGCTATCCCGCCTACATCACGATGATCCCCATCCTGGGGTGGCGGCAGGGCAATGCCTCGGAGCGCGGGTGGATCGCCTTCGAGGTGGCCGCGGTCTTCGGACTCGGGGCCCTGGCCGTCGCCGCGCCGCTGCCACGTGGAGCGCTGCTCCATGGCTGGGTCATCCCGATGATCATCATCAACACCCTGGTGAACATCCGGGGCATGAGCCAGCACACGCTCCTTCCCGAGCCCGACCACCCGATCCGGGGCAGCCGCACGATCCTCACCAACCCCGTGACGACCTTCTTCATGTGCAACGAGAACTACCATCTCGAGCACCACCTCTTCCCTCGGGTGCCCTGGTACAACCTGCCGCGGCTCCATGCGCTGCTGAAGGAGGAGCTGACCGCGCAGGGGGCGCCCTTCATCCCCTCGTACTTCGCCTTCGTACGACAGTGGGTGCTGCACTCGCTGGGACACCGGGAGCAGGCGCGAGATCTGTCCGCCCATGGCTGAGCCGTCGCGGCTCTGGGCGCACGAGGTGGCTCAAGGGCTCCTCACCCTGGGCCTGCTCGTGTGGCTCGGAGCTGGCGCCGGACCGCTCCATCCGGCGACGGGGATGGTCGCGGGCATCGCCCTCTTCCAGATCGTGATCCTCGTGGTGCTCCGGCGCTCGACCTGGGTGCTCCTGCAGAAGGTTCGGCTCGCGAGCGCCTACGTCGTGGGCCTGGCGCTGTTCAGTGCCCCCCGGCTCGCGGTGCCCGCGCTGGGGCTGCCGACCCGTGATGGGCTGCTGCTGGAGCTGGATCGCGCGCTGTGGGGTGCGACTCCCGCCGTGCTGCTCGAGCCCCTCGCCCGACCCTGGCTCACCGAGCTCATGAGCGCGTGCTACTTCTCGTACCACCTCTACTTCCACGGCGCGCTCGCCTACGCCCTCTGGCAGCCACTCGAGAAGGGGCGGCGGCTCTTCGAGTGGATGTTCACCGCGCTCCCGGCGGGCATCGCCGGCTACCTGCTGGTGCCCGCCGTGGGCCCCCTGAAGGCGATGACGGAGAGCTTCGCGGTGCCCCTCACCGGGGGCCCCATCACGGCCTGGAACGACTGGGTCGTGCGGAGCGGGAGCGCCGTCTACGACGTCTTCCCCAGCCTCCACGTGCTGATGACCTGCGTGCTGCTCGAGCACGATCGGCGAGAGCATCCGCGCCGCTTCCGGTGGATGCTCCCCGTGGCGGTGGGGCTCGTCCTGTCGACGGTGTACCTGCGCTACCACTACGCCATCGATCTGCTGGCGGGCTTCGTCTGGTTCCTGGCCGTGCGGCTCGGGTGGACCTGGCGCGCGCGAACTCGCAGCGAACTGGTATGACAGGCAGACCAGTTCGGACCAGGTTCGACCGGCAGGCGCCCGCGCGCTGTCGCCCTGGAGACACCAGCGGCACGCGCTGCCCTGCCCTTCCGGGTGTGCTGAGCGGCCTGCCTCTCGCCCAGGCCCACGCGGCGCCTCAGAGCCCCTTCAGCCGCGCCACCTTGAGGATCCCCGCGATGCTCATGCTGTCGGTGATCTCGTCGTTCATCACCATCCGCACAGCCTCCTGCAGGGACACCCGCTTCACGGTGATGTCTTCCGTCTCCTCCAGGGCGAGCGAGCCCGCCGTCAGCTCCTCCGCGAGGAAGATGAAGCCCTCCTCGCTCGTCACCGAGTTCGACGTGTGGATGCGGCAGAGGTGGGTCCAGCGGGCGGCGGTGAAGCCCGTCTCCTCCTTCAGCTCTCGCCGGGCGGACTCCAGCACGTCGGTTCCCTTCGGAGCGCCACCTTCGGGGATCTCCCAGGAGTAGGCGTCCAGCGGGTAGCGGAACTGCCCGACGAGGTAGGTGTAGCCCTCCGCGTCCACGGGGACGATTCCCACCGCGGTGTTCTTGAAGCTCACCACGCCGTAGATGCCTGGCGAGCCGGAGGGGTTGATGACCTGGTCCTCCCTCACGCGGATCCACGGGTTGTCGTACACCTGCCGTGAGGACAGGGTCTTCCAGGGGTTCTTGTGCTCGTCCATCGGGCTCAATGTGCCTTTCGAGTCCTGCGCGCCTGGGTGCCCTTCTTCGCCCTGGGGGCCTTGCGAGGCTCGGCCTTCGCCTGGGGCTCGGCGCTGGCGGGCGGCGCCTCGCCCTTCCTGGACCGGGCCTCCCGCTCCGCCAGGATCACCCGCCGGGCCTGGAGATCCCCCAGGCACCGGGCGCCCACGCGGCGAGTGAGCGTGCGGTTCACCGTGAAGCTCACGGCCACGCTCACCACCGGCAGCACGCGCATGAGCAGGCCCTTGGAGAGCTTGAAGAGGACCAGCCCGGCCAGGACGTTCACCAGCAGCTTGGAGACCTCGCGAGGGGTGTAGTTCCACATGGCCACGCCCTGGGCTCGGGCGATGTCGGCCAGGAAGTTGCTGCCCGTGCGGGTGTCATACGTGCCCACCGAGGCCATGAGGAAGGCGAGCTGCCGCTCCTCGGGGCGGGAGATGTCGAAGCCGTGGAGGTGGCTGAGCACCAGGGCCATCTCCACCTCGAACTTGAGCCCCAGGGCCATGTCCGCGAGCGTCCCGCCCACCGAGGCCACCAGCGTCCCCAGGCCCGGAACCAGCGAGGGCGCCGAGGCCAGGCCGCCAGCGATGGCCGTGCGCCGGGAGAAGTGGCTGATCACGCTCTCGGCCGCGGCAGCGAGGGTCGCGTCCTCACCGTCCAGCTGCTGCTCGCGGGCAAGGCGCAGGTGCTCCTGGGACAGCGCGATGAGGCTGTCCGTGCTCGCGATGATGCGCTCCACGGCGGTGAGCAGCTTGCGTCCCTGCGACTGCGCCTCGGCGTCGGTCATGGCTCTCTCTGAAGCTCCGTGTGCCGGGCAGGGCCCGGGTTGCCAGCAGACGCTGGTCGACCTGCTTCGACCCTGTCAAGCCGAGCCCTACCTCACAGCGCCGCGGCCTTCACCAGGCGCACGACGGTGCCCGTGCTTCCGAGGCGTACCCCGCGGAGCTCCGCCGTCTCCTCATCGCACTCGACCCGGAGCGTGCCGATGAGCCCGGTCTTCTTCCGGCTGGCCTTGAGGAGGAAGCGGCCTCTGGGATCGGTGCTCTCTCTCAGGG encodes the following:
- a CDS encoding GNAT family N-acetyltransferase, which produces MSRVRFVVTDANGIAPYVPELRRLEQSILYPIGDGADHFFIDHGPEYHPFFSGLGEARFLLALRGERVIGSIAGVMRDVSVGGREVRALYLCDLKVAADERGQGLSRRLIQTGLGEVIRARELRQTRFFYGAAMRGAQGDVMRTAQGVHPFKLSNAGVRLQLYFASPEALARLELDGAPPPPRSPGMVLGPAGSVEGPGLRSTAGRKDLRLVSTGQPWPLVHLPLGPQAWQPSWGAYLRRCGEEMVRRGLPGSACFAIDERLSEHLSWLSAQGVTPGAVCTVYSLRLSLRPASVTWVHMPTSEI
- a CDS encoding DUF3419 family protein translates to MSRLKFAVVREDPELEAQLVRATGARSVLIVASGGCTALSLKHEFPHLDVVAFDFNPDQLAHLQAKAAAVERGELSRLNVGDASRAGLNQCGAFEGLFRTLRGFLLEFVLTEEELQRFFAPDTPPADRRALLERWWASPYWPAAFAVTFVDGFLHAMFGPAATQHAKPGSYPGYFQRAFERGLARADGPRNPFLQHVLLGCYRPEDAPTYVHAGRALPVSLLEGPLLDVPLLERFELIHLSNIFDWSDDSLVATWAERLVRDAKPGARILLRQLNNQRPLRRFFEPGFVFDDALSASFLARDRSLFYERFEVGTKVEPR
- a CDS encoding fatty acid desaturase family protein is translated as MRAISLPAEKLNELQRIEHRHLTRLVVFALLYLGSATALTLLAQQLTGALGWLARAPLYLLAAASLHGISLFTHEAVHGALSRHLGWNRALGAVCAWPVLQNFAAYKVLHLRHHADLGGGYDPDHYTNYTRRPWLVFLMNWGRLLLGYPAYITMIPILGWRQGNASERGWIAFEVAAVFGLGALAVAAPLPRGALLHGWVIPMIIINTLVNIRGMSQHTLLPEPDHPIRGSRTILTNPVTTFFMCNENYHLEHHLFPRVPWYNLPRLHALLKEELTAQGAPFIPSYFAFVRQWVLHSLGHREQARDLSAHG
- a CDS encoding phosphatase PAP2 family protein, which gives rise to MAEPSRLWAHEVAQGLLTLGLLVWLGAGAGPLHPATGMVAGIALFQIVILVVLRRSTWVLLQKVRLASAYVVGLALFSAPRLAVPALGLPTRDGLLLELDRALWGATPAVLLEPLARPWLTELMSACYFSYHLYFHGALAYALWQPLEKGRRLFEWMFTALPAGIAGYLLVPAVGPLKAMTESFAVPLTGGPITAWNDWVVRSGSAVYDVFPSLHVLMTCVLLEHDRREHPRRFRWMLPVAVGLVLSTVYLRYHYAIDLLAGFVWFLAVRLGWTWRARTRSELV
- a CDS encoding NUDIX domain-containing protein, giving the protein MDEHKNPWKTLSSRQVYDNPWIRVREDQVINPSGSPGIYGVVSFKNTAVGIVPVDAEGYTYLVGQFRYPLDAYSWEIPEGGAPKGTDVLESARRELKEETGFTAARWTHLCRIHTSNSVTSEEGFIFLAEELTAGSLALEETEDITVKRVSLQEAVRMVMNDEITDSMSIAGILKVARLKGL